One window of Misgurnus anguillicaudatus chromosome 13, ASM2758022v2, whole genome shotgun sequence genomic DNA carries:
- the znf362b gene encoding zinc finger protein 362b: protein MAEPRFNNPYFWPPPPSMPGQLDNLVLIDKIKEQLMAEKIRPPHLPPTTVPSQQTLLVSTSSSDGGQHVMSIPKLQQVSALQAHNSSQPDIALHARPASSAISELNIDDKSTVKAKGLWEDWHMRQAVVDQVTRVNHRSGLTLSSRTESHNTSEAITPTTPTSSSQNRLGGAPSLNTISGLASGPGIEHVKSGGLIGMLGPQVKAPRGRKKIKAENTGPLLVLPYPLLASGPDQAVTIAKEGKTYRCKVCPLTFFNKSEMQIHSKSHTEAKPHKCPHCSKSFANASYLAQHLRIHLGIKPYHCSYCENSFRQLSHLQQHTRIHTGDRPYKCAQPGCEKAFTQLSNLQSHQRQHNKDKPYKCPNCYRAYTDSASLQIHLSAHAVKNAKAYCCSMCGRAYTSETYLMKHMSKHTVVEHLVSHHSPQRTESPNIPIRISLI, encoded by the exons ATGGCGGAGCCTCGATTTAATAATCCATATTTCTGGCCACCTCCTCCCTCCATGCCTGGTCAA CTGGATAACCTGGTTCTTATCGACAAGATCAAAGAGCAACTGATGGCAGAAAAAATAAGGCCTCCGCATTTGCCACCCACCACTGTCCCCTCACAGCAGACACTGCTGGTATCCACATCATCTTCAGATGGTGGGCAACATGTGATGTCAATCCCCAAACTCCAGCAGGTGTCTGCTCTTCAGGCCCACAACTCCTCTCAACCTGATATCGCCCTGCACGCTCGCCCAGCATCCAGCGCCATTTCAG AGTTGAACATTGACGACAAGTCGACAGTAAAGGCAAAGGGATTATGGGAAGACTGGCATATGCGGCAAGCAGTGGTGGATCAAGTCACCCGCGTAAACCATCGCTCAG GCCTCACGTTGTCGTCCCGTACTGAGAGCCACAACACTTCTGAAGCCATAACCCCCACCACCCCGACATCCAGCAGTCAAAACCGTTTGGGAGGAGCACCGTCCTTAAACACCATTTCAGGCCTGGCCAGTGGTCCCGGCATCGAGCACGTCAAAAGCGGAGGTCTGATTGGGATGCTGGGACCTCAGGTGAAAGCGCCACGAGGTCGCAAGAAGATTAAAGCGGAGAACACAGGTCCCCTACTTGTGTTGCCCTACCCACTTCTGGCTTCAGGCCCTGACCAAGCAGTTACAATCGCTAAAGAGGGAAAAACATACAG GTGTAAAGTGTGTCCGCTCACTTTCTTCAACAAGTCAGAGATGCAGATTCATTCCAAGTCCCACACGGAGGCCAAACCTCACAAGTGCCCTCACTGTTCCAAATCCTTCGCCAACGCCTCGTACCTCGCACAGCACTTACGCATTCACTTAGGCATTAAGCCTTACCACTGCTCCTATTGTGAGAACTCCTTCCGTCAGTTATCACACCTTCAACAGCACACCAG GATTCATACCGGTGACAGACCTTATAAATGTGCCCAACCTGGATGTGAAAAGGCATTCACACAACTTTCAAACCTGCAG TCTCACCAGAGGCAACATAACAAAGACAAGCCATACAAATGCCCGAACTGCTACCGGGCCTACACAGACTCCGCCTCCTTACAGATCCATCTGTCAGCACACGCTGTGAAAAACGCTAAAGCTTACTGCTGCAGCATGTGCGGCCGCGCCTACACCTCA GAGACGTACCTTATGAAGCACATGTCTAAACACACGGTGGTAGAGCATCTTGTCAGTCATCATTCCCCACAGAGAACAGAATCTCCCAACATCCCCATCCGCATCTCACTCATCTGA